A genomic window from Rutidosis leptorrhynchoides isolate AG116_Rl617_1_P2 unplaced genomic scaffold, CSIRO_AGI_Rlap_v1 contig216, whole genome shotgun sequence includes:
- the LOC139881983 gene encoding uncharacterized mitochondrial protein AtMg00810-like, producing MPDGTVDRYKARLVEKGYNQIEDIDYLECFSRVAKVSAILAVKEFMHQQIIIKDFGHAKYFLGIEIARSDSSICLGQRKFILNILHDCKMLDCIAAATPLPPGFTSPATDSPDIDPIFTDPEKYRRFIGLLLFLGFCRPDICYDVQQLGQHLKKPFLVHWDAASHVLCYPSGCPNQGLFFPISNGFLLNAFSDNDYAKSSDS from the exons ATGCCTGATGGAACTGTTGATCGTTACAAGGCTCGGCTTGTGGAAAAGGGATACAACCAGATAGAAGACATTGACTATTTGGAATGTTTCTCTCGCGTTGCCAAGGTG AGTGCCATACTTGCTGTGAAAGAATTTATGCATCAACAAATTATTATTAAGGATTTTGGCCACGCCAAGTATTTTCTTGGCATAGAAATTGCGAGGTCTGACTCTAGTATTTGTCTTGGTCAACGAAAGTTCATATTGAATATTTTGCATGATTGTAAGATGTTGGATTGCATAGCTGCTGCTACACCTTTGCCACCCGGTTTTACTTCTCCGGCAACAGATTCTCCTGATATTGATCCTATTTTTACCGACCCTGAAAAATATAGACGCTTTATTGGACTTCTTTTATTTCTGGGATTTTGTAGACCAGACATTTGTTATGATGTCCAACAACTTGGCCAACATTTGAAGAAGCCGTTTTTAGTTCACTGGGATGCTGCTTCTCATGTGTTATGCTATCCAAGTGGCTGTCCAAATCAGGGTCTATTTTTTCCTATCAGTAATGGTTTTTTGCTTAATGCCTTTAGTGACAATGATTATGCTAAGAGTAGTGATAGTTGA